The proteins below come from a single Rhinoraja longicauda isolate Sanriku21f chromosome 5, sRhiLon1.1, whole genome shotgun sequence genomic window:
- the nanp gene encoding N-acylneuraminate-9-phosphatase, whose amino-acid sequence MRGRARVAGVMAAQAAAVGIRALLFDLDNTLVDTAGAGSRALRQVEDLLKSQYGYEESTAKLVIEKFNSKLQKENFDCIPGVNVDEERILLFEAALQETDGLDPDQGLAAKCYFLWKATRLQHMHIPDEVQAMLRSLRQSYKLLLLTNGSAAVQREKIIACQCQQYFDTIVIGGEHQEQKPALSIFHKCFHLLGVKADCCMMIGDDLHTDIRGGVNAGLGATVWVNNTGLKCEEDCAVPDYTVKSVLEVMDILGKQQV is encoded by the exons ATGCGTGGCCGGGCCCGGGTTGCCGGGGTGATGGCGGCCCAGGCAGCAGCAGTGGGTATCCGAGCGCTGCTCTTCGACCTGGACAACACGCTGGTGGACACGGCCGGCGCCGGCAGCCGGGCCCTGCGCCAG GTTGAAGATTTATTGAAGTCACAATATGGTTACGAAGAGTCGACTGCAAAACTGGTGATTGAGAAGTTTAACAGCAAGTTGCAGAAGGAGAACTTTGATTGCATTCCAGGAGTAAACGTTGATGAGGAGAGGATACTGCTGTTTGAGGCGGCCCTGCAGGAAACAGACGGTCTTGACCCAGACCAGGGCCTGGCTGCCAAATGCTACTTCCTCTGGAAAGCCACGAGGCTCCAACACATGCACATCCCGGACGAGGTGCAGGCCATGCTGAGGAGCCTCCGCCAGTCCTACAAGCTGCTGTTGTTAACCAACGGCAGCGCTGCGGTGCAAAGGGAGAAGATCATCGCGTGCCAGTGCCAGCAGTACTTTGACACCATCGTGATAGGGGGTGAACACCAGGAGCAGAAGCCGGCTCTCTCCATATTCCACAAGTGCTTTCACCTGCTCGGAGTGAAGGCAGACTGCTGCATGATGATCGGCGATGACCTCCACACCGACATTCGAGGCGGTGTGAACGCCGGTCTCGGCGCCACTGTCTGGGTCAACAATACCGGTCTAAAATGCGAAGAAGACTGCGCCGTGCCCGACTACACTGTGAAATCTGTGCTGGAGGTCATGGACATCTTGGGGAAACAACAGGTCTAA